The Conger conger chromosome 15, fConCon1.1, whole genome shotgun sequence genome contains a region encoding:
- the LOC133111261 gene encoding histone H4, whose amino-acid sequence MSGRGKGGKGLGKGGAKRHRKVLRDNIQGITKPAIRRLARRGGVKRISGLIYEETRGVLKVFLENVIRDAVTYTEHAKRKTVTAMDVVYALKRQGRTLYGFGG is encoded by the coding sequence ATGTCTGGGCGCGGTAAAGGTGGGAAAGGTTTAGGTAAAGGAGGCGCTAAGCGTCATCGCAAAGTTCTGCGTGACAATATCCAGGGAATTACGAAGCCTGCGATTCGTCGTTTGGCTCGCCGTGGAGGAGTAAAGCGTATTTCTGGTCTTATCTACGAAGAGACTCGTGGAGTCTTGAAGGTATTTTTGGAGAATGTGATCCGCGATGCCGTCACCTACACCGAACACGCAAAGCGAAAGACCGTCACTGCTATGGATGTAGTTTATGCGCTGAAGCGTCAGGGTCGCACTCTGTACGGCTTCGGTGGGTAA